GTCATGACCGTCTTCCTTTCTGGAGCAATCAATGGAACGCGCAAAAACATTACAACCCGATGAACAGCGAGTGGCTGACATGTTTGCCATTGCTCAACACAGAGATCAAGCCGCCTTAGCACGCTTGTTTGATCACTATGTTCCAAGAGTGAGGTCATTTTGTATGGCCGCACAACCCGGTTCTAACATAATGGCCGATGATATTGCTCAAGAGGTGATGATTCGTATATGGAATAAAGCTCACACCTACAAGCCCGAAGCGGCTTCGCTTAATACGTGGGTTTTTACCTTGGCAAGAAATGCCCGAATCGACTATTTACGCAAAAACAGCCGACATCAATCAGACATCGACCCAGAATACTTATGGCGTAATGTGATCGATGAAAATGCTGATCCATTTAAAGACGCACAGCAAAAAAGAGATCAAGAACGTATTCAACAAGGATTAGATAAATTGCCATCAGACCAAAAGCAAGTATTAGCAAAAGTATACTTAGAGGGTAAAACCCATAAAGAAGCCGCCGAAGAGTTATCGCTTCCACTTGGCACAATAAAGTCCCGCGTTCGTCTTGCTTTACACAAACTCACTATTTACGTTAAGAGGTAGTACCGATGATTAACTACCATCCATCGATAGAAATATTAACCGACTACGCGGCGGGTTCATTGCCTTTGGTACATTCTTTGTGTGTGTCTACGCATTTAGAACGTTGCCCAGAATGCCAACAGCAAATTAGAAAACTAGAAATGCTGGGCTCGCACCTTTTTGATCAAGCAAAAACAGAAAGTCGTCAGTTAAGTAATTTGAAGGACAGCT
This genomic stretch from Marinomonas primoryensis harbors:
- a CDS encoding sigma-70 family RNA polymerase sigma factor, producing MERAKTLQPDEQRVADMFAIAQHRDQAALARLFDHYVPRVRSFCMAAQPGSNIMADDIAQEVMIRIWNKAHTYKPEAASLNTWVFTLARNARIDYLRKNSRHQSDIDPEYLWRNVIDENADPFKDAQQKRDQERIQQGLDKLPSDQKQVLAKVYLEGKTHKEAAEELSLPLGTIKSRVRLALHKLTIYVKR